CAATCACAGTGCAATGATGACTTTACTCTTCAAGTCAATGGATACTACAAAGAAGACGAAGGAAGAATTGCAAAACTCAGCTCAGGTAAATAATGGGTTCATTTTCATGTTATGGGTCTTGATTACCATGTTTACTTGTTTGTGATCGTTACAGTTTTGTTTGAACATTCTTGTAAGATCTTTCATTTACCTTGTCTAGAAGAATCAGCTGTAATTCAGGCAGTAACATATTTGACAGTGTGATTTCTTGCTAATTGATTATATGTTCGGAATTGATTGAGCAATAATATGTGCATTCTGAGTATGCATAGAAGACTTCTCTTCAGGATTTTCAGATCTGAGTTCTCACACATTCAgtcacacacacaaacacaagcAGTTAGTGTGTATGCATGCTCTAGCTTCCAAGAAGTTGGATTATGGAAGAAAGGTTCTTGGGAGGTAGTATTATTCTTGCAAAGCTTgtgcgtttttcttttcttttcttctctttttttggtAGGAGGTAGTCTTGAACTCTGGTGTTTAAACTTGCAAAAAGGGCTTAGCTTTAGTATTACCTCTTGAAAAGCTAGCTTGAGAATTGGGAGATTAATCGGGGTGACAAtagttttttaagttttatgaCCTGCTCCTTTGATGATAGTAATTGCACTCTGATACTCAAACAATGATGTTCTAGCAATGAAAAACATAATAAAACATTTAAATATAAGGTTTAAGCCCAAGAAGTGTTCAATTTGCAGCATCCTCAAAAGCCATAGGAAGTTCAAAAAGTCGGATTGGTTTCAGGGCTTATGATGTTGCCCAGCCTTATAAACAACAACTATTGGCGTGAGATTTAACCATTGAAATTAACCTGTTGTAGTGCCATTTTAATTGAACTAGAAATCCAAATGACGGAGTGCCTGAGAGACTGTGGTTATCATGTTGTGTAACAAGATGGAAATTCTGCAAGGTACAAATAGCTAAATTGCTTGActaatataaattaatattttctGCAAATATCCTCTAGAAATAATCGATAGTTATTTTGAAGTCCTCAAGGTTTCTTAAAACACTTCCATTTGCCAGACATACTGAGGACTGGCTTCATGCTAGACTAAGTGCTTGCAGAAACTGGTAATAGTGTTCTTATTGTAGATGTGGAGggtattcaaaaattttcacttgTAACAGTAACATCTAACAACCGAAGTTCCTGTTTGTTTGTTCTTCGAGCTCTACAAGATACAATTAATTTAGAGAAatgcatgcattttttttttcagaaatctCAAATTGGCATTTAATTTCAAGTTGAAATTTGTCTTGACTTCCCTCCAGTTTCTCTAGGCTATCTGGACTGATTTTATTAGAGAATAAAGAAGggaaagaagcaaaaagaatACATGGCCTCCCTCATCTCTGACACGGTAAAGAGGCTATGGGATGACTGGAATCTTCGTGCTGCAGTCCTTATTAGTCTTTTCTTCCAAATGGCGTTAATATCCTTAGCAACATTTCGAAAACGAACAGGAAACAGAATAGTGAATGCCATAATATGGTCTGTTTATCTGCTTGCCGATTGGCTTGCTGCTTTTGCTGTTGGACTCATCTCTAGGGGCCAAAGGAATGACAATCCTGATAAAATCCGAATAAATGAAGAGCTTGCGGCATTTTGGGCTCCATTTTTATTGCTACATCTTGGTGGCCCTGATAACATCACTGCTTTCTCCCTTGAAGATAATGAGTTGTGGATCCGGCATCTGCTTGGGCTTGTCATTCAGCTTGTTGCTGTTGCTTACGTCTTTGCCCAGTCCATCCATCCTGTACTCTCAGTTCCCACAATACTCTTGTTTTTCGCTGGAGCTATTAAATATGCTGAGCGAACTCGTGCTCTATATTTAGGTTGCTTGGGTAATTTCAAGGCTTCTATGCTTCCAATGCCAGATGCTGGACCAAATTATGTTCAGCTTATGGAGGAGTACTCATCTAGGAAAGCTGCTGATGTTCCGATTAAGATAAAAATAGAGAACGAACCTGAGAGAGGCTCTCAGATTTCTGAAATTCGAGAGGAAACAGATTGGACTACTGAACAAAATCCTCACCTAGATGTTGTGCAGACGGGGTATGAATTCTTCACCACTTTTAGGGGGCTGATTGTTGACCATATGTTTAGCTTCCATGAGCGTAATAAAAGCCGAAACTTCTTCTCCCGAAGGTCTGCCCATGATGCTTTCAGAGTGATGGAGGTGGAGCTCAATTTCATGTATGATTCTCTCTACACTAAGATGGCTGTGGTACACAGTAACATAGGTTATGTTTTCCGTTTCATCTGCTCTGTACTTATAGTGCTTTCTTTTGTGGAATTTGCATCACATCATAGTCCTGAGATCAACCATTTTGATGTTGCTGTCACCTACATTTTGCTTTATGGTGCTGTTGGCTTGGATCTTGTGGCTTTGATTAAGGTCATTTTCTCTGACTGGACTGTAGTTGTGCTTAAGAATCGCAGAGTTAAACGAATTGTATCTGCGGTCCGTGACAAGCTGTCATCTGATCGAAGGTGGTCTAATACAATCTCGCAGCATAACTTGATCAATTTTTGCCTGAATCAGCGGTGGAGATGGTTGGATATTGCAGCTGAAACCGTTGGACTCAAGGCTGTTCttgatgaaatgaaatacaaaaaGGATTCTGTCATTAAAGATAATTTGAAAGAATTTATCTTTCACGAGCTCAAGGGTAAAGCTTACAAAGCAAAAACCAATAAAGTTGCTAAAGAAATATACTCGGCAAGAGGTAAAAGTGCTCTGTCAGATTACATTGGCTATAGATCTGAGACCATGTCATCAAGTGTAAGTGAGGAAGTTGATTATGATGAAAGCGTGTTGCTGTGGCATATTGCCACTGAGCTATGCTATTCCACAAGCCCTGGTGATAAAAATTCCAATCGTGAATATTGCAAGCTTATATCTGATTATATGTTGTATCTCTTGGTTATGCGGCCTACAATGATGTCTGCAGTTGCTGGCATTGGACAGATTCGATTTCAGGACACGTGTGAAGAAGCTAAGAAGTTTTTCAGCAGGTGGAAGACAGAATTAAGGCCACCAATCTCAACAGCCTTGGATATCTGCTCAAAATTGAACATCTACCGCATAGCCAAGAATACATTCCCTGCAAGAGGATCAAGTTCAGCAACCCGACAAAGAGTTGCTTGTGAAAAGCTACTTAATGTAAATACAGATGTTGAACCCATTTATGTGAAGGGTGACAGAAGCAAATCAGTGCTGTTTGATGCCTGTAGGCTCGCAAAGGAT
This Coffea arabica cultivar ET-39 chromosome 3e, Coffea Arabica ET-39 HiFi, whole genome shotgun sequence DNA region includes the following protein-coding sequences:
- the LOC113737722 gene encoding uncharacterized protein → MASLISDTVKRLWDDWNLRAAVLISLFFQMALISLATFRKRTGNRIVNAIIWSVYLLADWLAAFAVGLISRGQRNDNPDKIRINEELAAFWAPFLLLHLGGPDNITAFSLEDNELWIRHLLGLVIQLVAVAYVFAQSIHPVLSVPTILLFFAGAIKYAERTRALYLGCLGNFKASMLPMPDAGPNYVQLMEEYSSRKAADVPIKIKIENEPERGSQISEIREETDWTTEQNPHLDVVQTGYEFFTTFRGLIVDHMFSFHERNKSRNFFSRRSAHDAFRVMEVELNFMYDSLYTKMAVVHSNIGYVFRFICSVLIVLSFVEFASHHSPEINHFDVAVTYILLYGAVGLDLVALIKVIFSDWTVVVLKNRRVKRIVSAVRDKLSSDRRWSNTISQHNLINFCLNQRWRWLDIAAETVGLKAVLDEMKYKKDSVIKDNLKEFIFHELKGKAYKAKTNKVAKEIYSARGKSALSDYIGYRSETMSSSVSEEVDYDESVLLWHIATELCYSTSPGDKNSNREYCKLISDYMLYLLVMRPTMMSAVAGIGQIRFQDTCEEAKKFFSRWKTELRPPISTALDICSKLNIYRIAKNTFPARGSSSATRQRVACEKLLNVNTDVEPIYVKGDRSKSVLFDACRLAKDLRNLEDDQRWEIMSKVWVELLSYAASHCRPYAHAQELSKGGELITFVWILMAHFGLGDQFRIEAGHARAKLIVGK